A window of Candidatus Peribacteraceae bacterium genomic DNA:
CATCTTCTTCGGCATGCTGCCCGCGTACAAAGCTTCCAAGCTGCGGCCCATAGAGGCGTTGCGCTACGAATAGACTGTGCGTGCCCACCGCAGCCTCACCGCCCTCACGCATCCAGTTCCTCCATCAAGCCGCTCTCCGACAACTCGAAGCCCCGTGCCGCCGCCTCATCACGCAAGCGGCTCAATGCGCGCTGCTCCAGCTGGCGGATACGTTCCCTGGAGACGCCCAGCAGATTGCCGGTTTGCTCGAGCGTGAGCGGTTCATCTCCGGGCTCCAGCGCATAGCGATAGCGGATAATCTTTTGTTCGCGCTCATTCAAGCGCCCCATGAGACGGGCGATCGTACGTGCCACACGTTCCTGATACGCCTCTCCGGCCCTGGGGCCGGAACGGTGGTCCGGAACGGATGCGTTCACGATAGCCTCCTCCGCCGATACGAATGAGATGATGCCAAGCCTCTGTTTCCGTCTCTTTCTATTCCTAGAATAATCATGTTGGATCGCATGGATAGCATAGGTGGAGAATTTGTTCCCTGTCCGGATGTCAAATCCTTCCACGGCTCTCATCAGTGAGAACAAGCCATCACTGATGCACTCTGGCAGATCCCCTCCTCGTTGCACGAATCCTTGTACACTGAACGTCGTGAGCCGAAGGTTCGCCATAATGATCGTATTACGCACGTCCTGGGCTTGCGCGAGCAAATTCTGGACGGTATCCATGAGGCGTGGATCCGGTTGGGACAGATCGATGGAGTTTCGCATCCTCGCCGCTCTGTACTTGAGGTAATTCATGTCCAGAAACAGCTGCGCTTCCTGCGCCGGCTCCAGCAAGTCATGTTCGTACGGTGTTGCCGGAGAGTCGGGGAGCCTCGCAGGTTGAGGGCCCGGCTCTCCTTGGCGTGGCAGCCCGGTGCCGGGAGGAAGCGCTCTCTCCTCCCCTTCCTCTCCTTCTTCCATCGCTGCAAAGGATGCATGGGGCATGTACCTGATGGGCAATGCGAGGATGTGCTCCATCCGCACGCGCACAATGCCGCCGCGGATCTTCGGGACGGTTGTACCGAAACGTTCCGCAAGGTCCTGTTCCGCGGCCCCTTCCGCTGCGGCGGCGGCAATCGCTTTTTCTTCTTCCGTACAGGGAAGCCAGAGACGCCGTTGGCGCTCCGCATCCGATTCCCGCTCCTCCTTCTCCCTCCGTCGTTTCAACTTGTCGGACACAAGATCAACCCGCCTCCGTATGCCGTTCGACGTGCAAAATGCCGCAACCTCTCGCGGTCGGTAGAAGAGCCGCTCGGGGCTGCTATCCGGCAATGGACGCGGAAAAGATGCTTTCTTCGCCCAGAGGAGAATGGTCGACACGCTCATCCCCAAACACTGTGCGATTTGCGACCGGGTGATGGATTCCCCGTGTTCCAAGATCCGCCGCACCCTTTCCTCAAACGCCCGCGTCTCCGGAGAGGTGAGATCCCCTTCGCCAGCCGGCTCCCCGTCCCCCACCGGGAGTACGGGTTCTTCCTCAGGCCGATACGCGGGCGAAACCATGGTCATGGAACCAGCCAGTCAATAGCTCCCGCCCGCTCTTGTCAATGCAGAGATGCCACGGGCCATGCCCAAAGCTTCTACTAGCCGCATTTTCGCCTCCTACGGCCTCTCCTGCAGAAATACCGGAAGTGCGCTAGCATGAGGGCATGCGCCTCTCCCTCCGGTTCCTGGTGCCGCTCGCGGCCATACTGGCGCTCATCGCGTACGCCGTGGTGCCGCTCGTGGACGGGATGATGGTGCAGTGGTTCGTGAAGGACCTGGACTTGCGGTCCAAGCTCATCGGCACCGCTGTGGATGATTCGTTGTTCGAGGTGTACGACAACGACCGCACCAAGACCAAGAAGAAGGTGCAGGCCTACTTCGACCGCATGATGCAGGACGAGCGCCTGTTCGCGCTGGGTTTCTGCGACACCGAGGCCGCGCTCACCTACAAGACGGAGAAGTTCCCGGAGACGGTGGCGTGCCCCGCGCGCACCGCGGAGACGGCCGTGGAAGGGACGGAGGGGACCGCGGAGGGCACGGAGGAGGAGCCGAGCGACGTGGTGGAACTGCCCAAGGGCCCGGTGCACGTGGCGTACCATACGGTGCAGGGCTCCGGCCGCACGCTGGGAAACATGATCCTGGTGCACGACATGAGTTTCGTGCGGAACCGCAGCGAGGAGACGCGTCGGTACATCATGCTGTTCATCGCGGGGGTGGGCGCCCTCATCGCCTTCATCACCGTCATCATCGCGCAGCTCAGCTGGCGGGGATGGGTCTCCGGCATGCGGGGGCTCCTCCACGGGGAAGGGCTGCTGCGCCCGCTCCTGCCGCCCTCCACCCCGCCCGAGCTCCAGCCCGTGGCGCGGGACCTGCGCAACCTGCTGCGGGATTTGGAGACGGACCGGCGCCTGCGGGACGACATCCAGACTGCCTGGACCCCGCGCACCCTCAAGGACCTCCTGCAGAAGGAATTGGCGGGGGACGAGGTGGTGGTGGTGAGCAACCGCGAACCCTACCTCCACGTGCGCCGCGAGGGGAAGGTGCTGCTGCGGACACCGGCGAGCGGCGTGGTAACGGCGCTGGAACCGGTGATGCGCGCGTGCTCCGGCACGTGGATCGCCCACGGCTCCGGCGACGCGGACCGGGAAACCGTGGACAGCCATGACCACATCGCCGTGCCGCCCGACCACCCCCGGTACCGCCTGCGGCGCGTGTGGCTGACCAAGGAAGAGGAGGAGGGATACTACTACGGATTCTCCAACGAGGGACTGTGGCCGCTCTGCCACATTGCGCACGTGCGGCCGTCGTTCCACAGCGGGGACTGGGAGCAGTACAAGAAGGTGAATGAGAAGTTCGCCAAGGCCGTCCTGGAGGAAGTGAAGACGGACGATCCCGTGATCCTCATCCAGGATTACCACTTCGCGCTGCTGCCGCGCCTCCTCCACGAGAAGCTCCCCAAGGCTTCCATCATCACGTTCTGGCACATCCCCTGGCCCAACCCGGAGGCGTTCGGCATCTGCCCGTGGACGGAGGAGATCCTGCGCGGACTCCTGGGGAGCAGCGTGGTGGGGTTCCACACGCGCTCCCACTGCAACAACTTCATCGACACCGTGGAGCACTTTTTGGAGTGCCGTATCGACCGCGAGCACTGGACCGTGTCGTACGGCGGGGAAGCCACCGGCGTCCAGCGCTACCCCATTTCCATCGAGTTCCCGGGGCGTCTGCTGCGGCAGGCGAAGCCCGTGCAGGAAGCCCGCGCGGACGTGCGGGAAAAGTTCGGGTTTCCGGCGGACCGGCTCTTGGGGCTGGGCGTGGACCGCTTCGACTACACCAAGGGCATTTTGGAGAAGTTCCGCGCCGTGGAACGGCTGCTGGAATTGCACCCGGAGTGGATCGGCCGCTTCTCCTTTGTGCAGATCGCCGCGCCCACGCGCGGGAAGATCGAGCAGTACCAGCGGTTCCGGGAGGAGGCCACCGTGCTCGCCAACCGCATCAACAAGCGCTTTGGAAAGAACGGTTACGAGCCGATCATCTTGCGCGCGGAACATGCCGAGCAGCCGGAGGTGCTGGAACTCTACCGCTCCGCGGACCTGTGCTTCGTGGGGAGCCTCCACGACGGCATGAACCTGGTGTCCAAGGAGTTCGTGGCCGCGCGGGATGACGCGCGCGGCGTGCTGCTCCTGAGCCAGTTCACGGGCGCCGCGCGCGAGCTGCCGGAGGCGCTGCTCGTGAATCCCTACTACGCCGACCAGTGCGCGGAGGCGCTCCACGTGGCGCTCACCATGCCCCCCGCCGAACAGCGCGACCGCATGCGCAACATGCGCGGCATCCTCCACGACTTCAACGTGTACCGTTGGGCGGGACGCATGCTCCTGGATGCGGCACGCATGCGACAGCGCCACCGCATCCCCCGGCGCATCTTCGGGAAGGTGTTCTCCCCGCCGCCCGCCTCGGCATGATCCCCCTCTTCTCCGCCCAAGGCGCCGCCGCCTTGCGGAAGCTGGCCGCGGGACGGCCGCTCCTCGCGTTCGATTTCGACGGCACCCTGGCGCCGCTCGCCGCGCACCCGGAGGACGTACGGTTCCCCGAACGCACGCGGCTCCTCCTGGAACGCCTCAACGCCCTCACCCCCGTCGCCATCGTCTCGGGGCGCTCCCGCGCCGCCGTCCTGGCGTTCTTCCCGCGTCCCCCCGCATTCGTCATCGGGAACCACGGGATGGAAGGACTGCCCTCCGACGTCGCAGGCAAGGATGCCGTCGGCACATGCACGGTTTGGAAAACCCGCCTCACCCCCTTGCTGCAAGGGACGGACGCCTGGATGGAAGACAAAACCCTCAGTTTCTCCGTCCACAGCCGCGATGCCGGCTTCCTCTCCCGCATAGGCGCAACGGTAACGGAGAACGCCTCGTCCCTCCCGCCGCTGCGCGTGCTGCCCGGCAAAGCCTGCGTGAACCTTCTCCCGCGCGGCGCCCCGTCCAAGGCCGACGCCGTCCTTACTCTACGGAAGCTGACGGGATGCGGCTGCGTCCTCTTCGTGGGGGATGACCTGACCGATGAGGATGTCTTCGCACTGGAAGACCCGCGGATCCTCACCGTCCGCGTGGGACCCGGACCCTCGCGCGCCGCGTATGCGCTGGGGAAACAGGAGGACGTGGAGCAATTGCTGGAGACGCTCGTGACCCTCCTGCAGGGGACCGGACACCGGGCGTGACGGGGAACGGGGCTCTTACCGGACCTTCCGCATCCCCCACTTGGCGATTTCCAGCACGGGTGTGACCGTGAAGGCGAGGAGCGTGACCAGGAGCACGTCATCCAGGGGGAGCGCCATGGTACCGAAGGGCTTGTGCAGGACGGGGACGTAGAGGATGAGTGCCAGCAGGGGCAGTTCCAGCAGGATGGCCACGTTGAGCCACATGTTCGCGAACGGCTTGCGGAGGATGGAGACGCGGTCGGAGCGGAAGTTGTACGCCTTGAAGAACTGGATGAGCGCCAGGGAAAGGAAGGTCATGGTCATGGCCTCCGTGAGGCTCCTCCCGTCCCGCAACGCCCACGTGAAGATGCCTAAGTTGACGATCATGGACCACACGCCACCCGTCATCATCAGCGCCACCACGCGGCGGCCGAAGATGCTGCGGCGGGGATCGCGGGGCGGGCGCTGCATGAGGTCCGCATCGGGGGGATCGAAGGCCAGCGCCAGCGCGGGCAGGCCGTCCGTGACCAGGTTCACCACCAAAATCTGCACGGCGGTGAGGGGGAGCGGCTGGCCGATGACGGTGGCGCCCACCACCAGGAACATTTCGCCCACGTTGGAAGAGAGCAGGTACGT
This region includes:
- a CDS encoding sigma-70 family RNA polymerase sigma factor, which gives rise to MTMVSPAYRPEEEPVLPVGDGEPAGEGDLTSPETRAFEERVRRILEHGESITRSQIAQCLGMSVSTILLWAKKASFPRPLPDSSPERLFYRPREVAAFCTSNGIRRRVDLVSDKLKRRREKEERESDAERQRRLWLPCTEEEKAIAAAAAEGAAEQDLAERFGTTVPKIRGGIVRVRMEHILALPIRYMPHASFAAMEEGEEGEERALPPGTGLPRQGEPGPQPARLPDSPATPYEHDLLEPAQEAQLFLDMNYLKYRAARMRNSIDLSQPDPRLMDTVQNLLAQAQDVRNTIIMANLRLTTFSVQGFVQRGGDLPECISDGLFSLMRAVEGFDIRTGNKFSTYAIHAIQHDYSRNRKRRKQRLGIISFVSAEEAIVNASVPDHRSGPRAGEAYQERVARTIARLMGRLNEREQKIIRYRYALEPGDEPLTLEQTGNLLGVSRERIRQLEQRALSRLRDEAAARGFELSESGLMEELDA
- the otsB gene encoding trehalose-phosphatase — encoded protein: MIPLFSAQGAAALRKLAAGRPLLAFDFDGTLAPLAAHPEDVRFPERTRLLLERLNALTPVAIVSGRSRAAVLAFFPRPPAFVIGNHGMEGLPSDVAGKDAVGTCTVWKTRLTPLLQGTDAWMEDKTLSFSVHSRDAGFLSRIGATVTENASSLPPLRVLPGKACVNLLPRGAPSKADAVLTLRKLTGCGCVLFVGDDLTDEDVFALEDPRILTVRVGPGPSRAAYALGKQEDVEQLLETLVTLLQGTGHRA
- a CDS encoding trehalose-6-phosphate synthase, which translates into the protein MRLSLRFLVPLAAILALIAYAVVPLVDGMMVQWFVKDLDLRSKLIGTAVDDSLFEVYDNDRTKTKKKVQAYFDRMMQDERLFALGFCDTEAALTYKTEKFPETVACPARTAETAVEGTEGTAEGTEEEPSDVVELPKGPVHVAYHTVQGSGRTLGNMILVHDMSFVRNRSEETRRYIMLFIAGVGALIAFITVIIAQLSWRGWVSGMRGLLHGEGLLRPLLPPSTPPELQPVARDLRNLLRDLETDRRLRDDIQTAWTPRTLKDLLQKELAGDEVVVVSNREPYLHVRREGKVLLRTPASGVVTALEPVMRACSGTWIAHGSGDADRETVDSHDHIAVPPDHPRYRLRRVWLTKEEEEGYYYGFSNEGLWPLCHIAHVRPSFHSGDWEQYKKVNEKFAKAVLEEVKTDDPVILIQDYHFALLPRLLHEKLPKASIITFWHIPWPNPEAFGICPWTEEILRGLLGSSVVGFHTRSHCNNFIDTVEHFLECRIDREHWTVSYGGEATGVQRYPISIEFPGRLLRQAKPVQEARADVREKFGFPADRLLGLGVDRFDYTKGILEKFRAVERLLELHPEWIGRFSFVQIAAPTRGKIEQYQRFREEATVLANRINKRFGKNGYEPIILRAEHAEQPEVLELYRSADLCFVGSLHDGMNLVSKEFVAARDDARGVLLLSQFTGAARELPEALLVNPYYADQCAEALHVALTMPPAEQRDRMRNMRGILHDFNVYRWAGRMLLDAARMRQRHRIPRRIFGKVFSPPPASA